A genomic stretch from Longimicrobium sp. includes:
- a CDS encoding GNAT family N-acetyltransferase: MTEPTGYPFSDLELSRRLERTEGRANAAFVDARARLDPASGATWMEAAGAYAMFDGAESPLTQTFGLGLFAEARDEDLARIEAFFEGRGAPVFHEVSPMADPSLLARLSARGYHPIELSSVLFRPTAGELSGPRTPGLTVRRASREEADRWAGITAEGWASEAPELGDFMLALGRISANAEGYHSFLAELDGEPVAAGGLSLGEGIALLAGASTIPAARRQGAQLALLQARLRFAAEQGYPLGMMAALPGSASQRNAERQGFRIAYTRTKWQLRRNTPSA, translated from the coding sequence ATGACAGAACCGACCGGCTATCCGTTCTCGGACCTGGAGCTGTCGCGCAGGCTGGAGCGCACCGAGGGGCGCGCCAACGCGGCGTTCGTGGATGCGCGCGCTCGTCTCGACCCCGCCAGCGGCGCCACCTGGATGGAGGCGGCGGGCGCGTACGCCATGTTCGACGGCGCGGAGTCGCCGCTCACGCAGACCTTTGGGCTCGGCCTCTTCGCGGAAGCCCGCGACGAGGATCTCGCGCGCATCGAGGCGTTCTTCGAGGGCCGCGGCGCGCCGGTGTTCCACGAGGTCAGCCCCATGGCCGATCCCTCGCTCCTCGCCCGCCTCTCCGCGCGCGGCTACCACCCGATCGAGCTCTCCAGTGTCCTCTTCCGCCCCACCGCCGGGGAGCTGAGCGGCCCGCGTACGCCCGGCCTCACCGTGCGGCGCGCCAGCCGGGAGGAAGCGGACCGGTGGGCCGGGATCACGGCGGAGGGGTGGGCGAGCGAGGCGCCGGAGCTGGGCGACTTCATGCTCGCGCTGGGCCGCATCAGCGCCAACGCCGAGGGCTACCACAGCTTCCTCGCCGAGCTGGATGGCGAGCCGGTGGCGGCGGGCGGGCTCAGCCTGGGCGAGGGGATCGCGCTGCTGGCGGGCGCCAGCACCATCCCCGCGGCGCGCAGGCAGGGCGCGCAGCTCGCCCTCCTCCAAGCCCGCCTCCGCTTCGCCGCCGAGCAGGGCTACCCGCTGGGGATGATGGCCGCGCTCCCCGGAAGCGCCTCGCAGCGCAACGCCGAGCGCCAGGGCTTCCGCATTGCGTATACGCGCACCAAGTGGCAGCTGCGGCGGAACACCCCATCCGCCTGA